One stretch of Echeneis naucrates chromosome 11, fEcheNa1.1, whole genome shotgun sequence DNA includes these proteins:
- the cndp2 gene encoding cytosolic non-specific dipeptidase isoform X1: protein MAHLPALFKYVDEHQDLYVQRLAEWVGVPSVSAWPEKRGDIKKMMDMAAKDIERLGGTVEMVDIGKQKLPSGEEIPLPPIILGRLGSDPGKKTVCIYGHLDVQPASLDDGWDTEPFTLVEKDGKLYGRGSTDDKGPVLAWFNCIEAYQKIQQELPINIKFCFEGMEESGSEGLDELVFSRKDTFLKDVDYVCISDNYWLGKTKPCITYGLRGICYFFIEVESCEKDLHSGVFGGSVHEAMTDLITLMGSLIDRRGKILVPGVCDDVAPLTEDEKKLYEKIDFDLDEYCSDVGVKHLLHDTKEQILMHRWRYPSLSLHGIEGAFSEAGAKTVIPRKVTGKFSIRLVPDMDPKIVEKQVIDHLQSKFAELGTPNKLKVYMGHGAKAWVSDFNHPHYMAGRKAMKTVFGVEPDLTREGGSIPVTLTFQEATGRNVMLLPVGSSDDGAHSQNEKINRSNYIQGIKMLGAYFHEVSQLE, encoded by the exons ATGGCTCACCTTCCAGCACTTTTCAAGTATGTGGATGAACACCAGGATCTGTATGTGCAG cgCCTTGCTGAATGGGTAGGAGTCCCAAGTGTGTCTGCTTGGCCAGAGAAGCGTGGGGACATCAAAAAGATGATGGACATGGCAGCCAAGGACATTGAGAGGCTGGGGGGAACAGTGGAGATGGTGGACATCGGCAAACAGAAA CTTCCCTCTGGAGAGGAGATCCCCCTACCTCCTATCATCCTGGGGCGTTTGGGGTCAGACCCGGGTAAGAAGACTGTGTGTATCTATGGCCACCTTGATGTACAGCCAGCCAGTCTTGATGATGGCTGGGATACAGAGCCTTTCACTCTGGTGGAGAAAGATG GCAAGCTCTATGGAAGAGGTTCCACTGATGACAAGGGTCCAGTGTTGGCCTGGTTTAACTGCATTGAGGCCTACCAGAAGATCCAGCAG GAGCTTCCCATCAACATCAAATTCTGCTTTGAGGGGATGGAGGAATCTGGTTCTGAGGGCCTGGATGAACTGGTGTTTTCTCGAAAAGACACCTTCCTAAAAGACGTGGACTATGTCTGCATCTCTGACAACTACTGGCTGGGCAAGACGAAACCCTGCATCACCTATGGCCTGAGAGGAATCTGCTACTTCTTTATTGAG GTGGAGAGCTGTGAGAAGGACCTACACTCAGGAGTTTTTGGTGGCTCTGTTCATGAGGCCATGACTGACCTAATCACACTTATGG GCAGTCTGATAGACAGGAGGGGGAAGATTTTGGTTCCTGGGGTATGTGATGATGTGGCCCCTCTGACAGAAGACGAAAAAAAGCTGTATgagaaaattgattttgatttggATGAGTACTGCAGTGATGTTGGAGTTAAACATCTGCTTCATGACACCAAG GAGCAAATCCTGATGCACCGCTGGAGGTacccatctctttctcttcatgGCATTGAAGGCGCATTCTCTGAGGCAGGAGCCAAGACTGTTATCCCCCGCAAGGTCACTGGAAAGTTCTCCATCCGCCTCGTCCCTGACATGGACCCCAAAATTGTGGAGAAGCAG GTTATTGACCATCTGCAAAGCAAATTTGCTGAATTGGGAACCCCCAACAAACTGAAAGTCTATATGGGCCATGGAGCCAAGGCCTGGGTGTCAGACTTCAACCACCCACACTACATGGCAGGACGAAAGGCCATGAAAACAG TATTTGGTGTGGAGCCAGACCTGACACGTGAGGGTGGAAGCATCCCTGTCACCCTGACTTTCCAGGAGGCCACTGGGCGTAATGTTATGCTGCTACCAGTTGGATCATCTGATGATGGAGCTCATTCTCAGAATGAGAAAATCAACAG ATCCAACTACATTCAGGGAATCAAGATGCTGGGTGCATACTTCCACGAGGTTTCCCAACTGGAGTGA
- the cndp2 gene encoding cytosolic non-specific dipeptidase isoform X3 translates to MAHLPALFKYVDEHQDLYVQRLAEWVGVPSVSAWPEKRGDIKKMMDMAAKDIERLGGTVEMVDIGKQKELPINIKFCFEGMEESGSEGLDELVFSRKDTFLKDVDYVCISDNYWLGKTKPCITYGLRGICYFFIEVESCEKDLHSGVFGGSVHEAMTDLITLMGSLIDRRGKILVPGVCDDVAPLTEDEKKLYEKIDFDLDEYCSDVGVKHLLHDTKEQILMHRWRYPSLSLHGIEGAFSEAGAKTVIPRKVTGKFSIRLVPDMDPKIVEKQVIDHLQSKFAELGTPNKLKVYMGHGAKAWVSDFNHPHYMAGRKAMKTVFGVEPDLTREGGSIPVTLTFQEATGRNVMLLPVGSSDDGAHSQNEKINRSNYIQGIKMLGAYFHEVSQLE, encoded by the exons ATGGCTCACCTTCCAGCACTTTTCAAGTATGTGGATGAACACCAGGATCTGTATGTGCAG cgCCTTGCTGAATGGGTAGGAGTCCCAAGTGTGTCTGCTTGGCCAGAGAAGCGTGGGGACATCAAAAAGATGATGGACATGGCAGCCAAGGACATTGAGAGGCTGGGGGGAACAGTGGAGATGGTGGACATCGGCAAACAGAAA GAGCTTCCCATCAACATCAAATTCTGCTTTGAGGGGATGGAGGAATCTGGTTCTGAGGGCCTGGATGAACTGGTGTTTTCTCGAAAAGACACCTTCCTAAAAGACGTGGACTATGTCTGCATCTCTGACAACTACTGGCTGGGCAAGACGAAACCCTGCATCACCTATGGCCTGAGAGGAATCTGCTACTTCTTTATTGAG GTGGAGAGCTGTGAGAAGGACCTACACTCAGGAGTTTTTGGTGGCTCTGTTCATGAGGCCATGACTGACCTAATCACACTTATGG GCAGTCTGATAGACAGGAGGGGGAAGATTTTGGTTCCTGGGGTATGTGATGATGTGGCCCCTCTGACAGAAGACGAAAAAAAGCTGTATgagaaaattgattttgatttggATGAGTACTGCAGTGATGTTGGAGTTAAACATCTGCTTCATGACACCAAG GAGCAAATCCTGATGCACCGCTGGAGGTacccatctctttctcttcatgGCATTGAAGGCGCATTCTCTGAGGCAGGAGCCAAGACTGTTATCCCCCGCAAGGTCACTGGAAAGTTCTCCATCCGCCTCGTCCCTGACATGGACCCCAAAATTGTGGAGAAGCAG GTTATTGACCATCTGCAAAGCAAATTTGCTGAATTGGGAACCCCCAACAAACTGAAAGTCTATATGGGCCATGGAGCCAAGGCCTGGGTGTCAGACTTCAACCACCCACACTACATGGCAGGACGAAAGGCCATGAAAACAG TATTTGGTGTGGAGCCAGACCTGACACGTGAGGGTGGAAGCATCCCTGTCACCCTGACTTTCCAGGAGGCCACTGGGCGTAATGTTATGCTGCTACCAGTTGGATCATCTGATGATGGAGCTCATTCTCAGAATGAGAAAATCAACAG ATCCAACTACATTCAGGGAATCAAGATGCTGGGTGCATACTTCCACGAGGTTTCCCAACTGGAGTGA
- the cndp2 gene encoding cytosolic non-specific dipeptidase isoform X2 — protein MAHLPALFKYVDEHQDLYVQRLAEWVGVPSVSAWPEKRGDIKKMMDMAAKDIERLGGTVEMVDIGKQKLPSGEEIPLPPIILGRLGSDPGKKTVCIYGHLDVQPASLDDGWDTEPFTLVEKDGKLYGRGSTDDKGPVLAWFNCIEAYQKIQQELPINIKFCFEGMEESGSEGLDELVFSRKDTFLKDVDYVCISDNYWLGKTKPCITYGLRGICYFFIEVNCEKDLHSGVFGGSVHEAMTDLITLMGSLIDRRGKILVPGVCDDVAPLTEDEKKLYEKIDFDLDEYCSDVGVKHLLHDTKEQILMHRWRYPSLSLHGIEGAFSEAGAKTVIPRKVTGKFSIRLVPDMDPKIVEKQVIDHLQSKFAELGTPNKLKVYMGHGAKAWVSDFNHPHYMAGRKAMKTVFGVEPDLTREGGSIPVTLTFQEATGRNVMLLPVGSSDDGAHSQNEKINRSNYIQGIKMLGAYFHEVSQLE, from the exons ATGGCTCACCTTCCAGCACTTTTCAAGTATGTGGATGAACACCAGGATCTGTATGTGCAG cgCCTTGCTGAATGGGTAGGAGTCCCAAGTGTGTCTGCTTGGCCAGAGAAGCGTGGGGACATCAAAAAGATGATGGACATGGCAGCCAAGGACATTGAGAGGCTGGGGGGAACAGTGGAGATGGTGGACATCGGCAAACAGAAA CTTCCCTCTGGAGAGGAGATCCCCCTACCTCCTATCATCCTGGGGCGTTTGGGGTCAGACCCGGGTAAGAAGACTGTGTGTATCTATGGCCACCTTGATGTACAGCCAGCCAGTCTTGATGATGGCTGGGATACAGAGCCTTTCACTCTGGTGGAGAAAGATG GCAAGCTCTATGGAAGAGGTTCCACTGATGACAAGGGTCCAGTGTTGGCCTGGTTTAACTGCATTGAGGCCTACCAGAAGATCCAGCAG GAGCTTCCCATCAACATCAAATTCTGCTTTGAGGGGATGGAGGAATCTGGTTCTGAGGGCCTGGATGAACTGGTGTTTTCTCGAAAAGACACCTTCCTAAAAGACGTGGACTATGTCTGCATCTCTGACAACTACTGGCTGGGCAAGACGAAACCCTGCATCACCTATGGCCTGAGAGGAATCTGCTACTTCTTTATTGAGGTGAA CTGTGAGAAGGACCTACACTCAGGAGTTTTTGGTGGCTCTGTTCATGAGGCCATGACTGACCTAATCACACTTATGG GCAGTCTGATAGACAGGAGGGGGAAGATTTTGGTTCCTGGGGTATGTGATGATGTGGCCCCTCTGACAGAAGACGAAAAAAAGCTGTATgagaaaattgattttgatttggATGAGTACTGCAGTGATGTTGGAGTTAAACATCTGCTTCATGACACCAAG GAGCAAATCCTGATGCACCGCTGGAGGTacccatctctttctcttcatgGCATTGAAGGCGCATTCTCTGAGGCAGGAGCCAAGACTGTTATCCCCCGCAAGGTCACTGGAAAGTTCTCCATCCGCCTCGTCCCTGACATGGACCCCAAAATTGTGGAGAAGCAG GTTATTGACCATCTGCAAAGCAAATTTGCTGAATTGGGAACCCCCAACAAACTGAAAGTCTATATGGGCCATGGAGCCAAGGCCTGGGTGTCAGACTTCAACCACCCACACTACATGGCAGGACGAAAGGCCATGAAAACAG TATTTGGTGTGGAGCCAGACCTGACACGTGAGGGTGGAAGCATCCCTGTCACCCTGACTTTCCAGGAGGCCACTGGGCGTAATGTTATGCTGCTACCAGTTGGATCATCTGATGATGGAGCTCATTCTCAGAATGAGAAAATCAACAG ATCCAACTACATTCAGGGAATCAAGATGCTGGGTGCATACTTCCACGAGGTTTCCCAACTGGAGTGA